A single region of the Streptomyces sp. NBC_01381 genome encodes:
- the infA gene encoding translation initiation factor IF-1 — protein sequence MAKKQGAIEIEGTVVESLPNAMFKVELQNGHQVLAHISGKMRMHYIRILPDDRVVVELSPYDLTRGRIVYRYK from the coding sequence GTGGCCAAGAAGCAAGGTGCCATCGAGATCGAAGGCACTGTCGTCGAGTCTCTTCCGAACGCCATGTTCAAGGTGGAGCTCCAGAACGGCCACCAGGTCCTGGCACACATCAGCGGCAAGATGCGCATGCACTACATCCGTATCCTCCCTGACGACCGGGTCGTGGTGGAGTTGTCTCCGTACGACCTGACGCGTGGCCGGATCGTCTACCGGTACAAGTAG
- the rplO gene encoding 50S ribosomal protein L15, with protein sequence MAEQNPLKVHNLRPAPGAKTAKTRVGRGEASKGKTAGRGTKGTKARYQVPERFEGGQMPLHMRLPKLKGFKNPFKTEFQVVNLDKLSALYPEGGEVTVEGLVAKGAVRKNSLVKVLGQGEVTVALQVTVDAVSGSAKEKITAAGGTVTELV encoded by the coding sequence ATGGCGGAGCAGAACCCGCTGAAGGTCCACAACCTCCGGCCCGCCCCGGGCGCCAAGACCGCCAAGACCCGTGTGGGTCGTGGTGAGGCGTCCAAGGGTAAGACCGCTGGTCGTGGTACCAAGGGCACCAAGGCCCGTTACCAGGTTCCGGAGCGCTTCGAGGGTGGCCAGATGCCCCTCCACATGCGTCTCCCGAAGCTCAAGGGCTTCAAGAACCCGTTCAAGACCGAGTTCCAGGTCGTGAACCTCGACAAGCTGAGCGCGCTGTACCCGGAGGGTGGCGAGGTCACCGTAGAGGGTCTCGTCGCCAAGGGTGCCGTTCGCAAGAACAGCCTTGTCAAGGTCCTCGGCCAGGGTGAGGTCACCGTGGCGCTGCAGGTGACGGTTGACGCCGTCTCCGGCTCCGCCAAGGAGAAGATCACCGCCGCCGGCGGTACCGTCACCGAGCTCGTCTGA
- the rplE gene encoding 50S ribosomal protein L5, with amino-acid sequence MTTTTTPRLKTKYREEIAAKLQEEFSYENVMQTPGLVKIVVNMGVGDAARDSKLMDGAVRDLTTITGQKPAITKARKSIAQFKLREGQPIGCHVTLRGDRMWEFLDRTLSLALPRIRDFRGLSPKQFDGRGNYTFGLTEQVMFHEIDQDKIDRVRGMDITVVTTATNDAEGRALLRHLGFPFKEA; translated from the coding sequence ATGACGACCACCACCACTCCGCGTCTGAAGACGAAGTACCGCGAGGAGATCGCGGCCAAGCTGCAGGAAGAGTTCTCGTACGAGAACGTCATGCAGACGCCGGGCCTCGTCAAGATCGTGGTCAACATGGGTGTCGGCGACGCCGCCCGTGACTCGAAGCTCATGGACGGTGCCGTCCGTGACCTGACCACGATCACCGGTCAGAAGCCGGCCATCACCAAGGCCCGGAAGTCCATCGCGCAGTTCAAGCTGCGCGAGGGTCAGCCGATCGGCTGCCACGTCACGCTCCGTGGCGACCGCATGTGGGAGTTCCTGGACCGCACCCTGTCGCTCGCGCTTCCGCGCATCCGCGACTTCCGTGGTCTGTCCCCCAAGCAGTTCGACGGCCGTGGCAACTACACCTTCGGTCTCACGGAGCAGGTCATGTTCCACGAGATCGACCAGGACAAGATCGACCGCGTCCGGGGTATGGACATCACCGTGGTCACCACGGCGACCAACGACGCTGAGGGCCGTGCCCTTCTCCGTCACCTCGGCTTCCCGTTCAAGGAGGCGTAA
- a CDS encoding adenylate kinase, giving the protein MRIVLVGPPGAGKGTQAAFLAKNLSIPHISTGDLFRANISKGTDLGKQAKAFMDAGNLVPDAVTIGMAKDRMEQPDAVNGFLLDGFPRNVSQAEALDASLKADGQQLDAVLDLEVPEDEVVKRIAGRRICRNDSSHVFHVSYSKPKTEGVCDVCGGELYQRGDDKEETVRKRLDVYHRETEPIIDHYKAQGLVVTISALGKVDEVTKRAMDALSREDA; this is encoded by the coding sequence ATGCGTATCGTCCTCGTCGGGCCGCCCGGTGCGGGCAAGGGAACGCAGGCTGCGTTCCTTGCCAAGAACCTGTCGATCCCGCACATCTCCACGGGCGACCTCTTCCGCGCCAACATCAGCAAGGGCACGGACCTGGGCAAGCAGGCCAAGGCGTTCATGGACGCGGGCAACCTGGTGCCGGACGCGGTCACCATCGGGATGGCCAAGGACCGCATGGAGCAGCCGGACGCCGTGAACGGCTTCCTGCTCGACGGCTTCCCGCGGAACGTGTCGCAGGCGGAGGCCCTCGACGCGTCGCTCAAGGCGGACGGCCAGCAGCTCGACGCGGTCCTTGACCTTGAGGTCCCCGAGGACGAGGTGGTCAAGCGCATCGCGGGCCGCCGCATCTGCCGGAACGATTCGAGCCACGTCTTCCACGTGTCGTACAGCAAGCCGAAGACCGAGGGCGTCTGTGACGTCTGCGGCGGCGAGCTCTACCAGCGCGGTGACGACAAGGAAGAGACCGTGCGCAAGCGGCTCGACGTGTACCACCGCGAGACCGAGCCGATCATCGACCACTACAAGGCCCAGGGCCTTGTCGTGACGATCTCGGCGCTCGGCAAGGTGGACGAGGTCACCAAGCGTGCGATGGACGCGCTCTCTCGCGAGGACGCGTAA
- a CDS encoding DNA-directed RNA polymerase subunit alpha, whose protein sequence is MLIAQRPSLTEEVVDEFRSRFVIEPLEPGFGYTLGNSLRRTLLSSIPGAAVTSIRIDGVLHEFTTVPGVKEDVTDLILNIKQLVVSSEHDEPVVMYLRKQGPGLVTAADIAPPAGVEVHNPDLVLATLNGKGKLEMELTVERGRGYVSAVQNKQVGQEIGRIPVDSIYSPVLKVTYKVEATRVEQRTDFDKLIVDVETKQAMRPRDAMASAGKTLVELFGLARELNIDAEGIDMGPSPTDAALAADLALPIEELELTVRSYNCLKREGIHSVGELVARSEADLLDIRNFGAKSIDEVKMKLNGMGLALKDSPPGFDPTAAADAFGADDDADAGFVETEQY, encoded by the coding sequence ATGCTGATTGCTCAGCGTCCCTCGTTGACCGAAGAGGTCGTCGACGAATTCCGCTCCCGGTTCGTGATCGAGCCGCTGGAGCCGGGCTTCGGTTACACCCTCGGCAACTCCCTGCGTCGGACCCTCCTGTCGTCGATCCCCGGTGCGGCTGTCACCAGCATTCGCATCGACGGTGTCCTGCACGAGTTCACCACCGTGCCGGGCGTCAAGGAAGACGTCACCGACCTCATCCTCAACATCAAGCAGCTCGTCGTGAGCAGCGAGCACGACGAGCCTGTCGTGATGTACCTGCGCAAGCAGGGTCCCGGTCTCGTCACCGCCGCCGACATCGCGCCGCCGGCCGGTGTCGAGGTGCACAACCCCGACCTGGTCCTCGCCACGCTCAACGGCAAGGGCAAGCTGGAGATGGAGCTGACCGTCGAGCGCGGTCGCGGCTACGTCTCCGCCGTCCAGAACAAGCAGGTGGGCCAGGAGATCGGTCGTATTCCGGTCGACTCCATCTACTCGCCGGTTCTGAAGGTCACGTACAAGGTCGAGGCCACGCGTGTCGAGCAGCGCACCGACTTCGACAAGCTGATCGTCGACGTCGAGACCAAGCAGGCCATGCGTCCGCGTGACGCCATGGCGTCTGCCGGTAAGACGCTGGTCGAGCTGTTCGGTCTCGCCCGCGAGCTGAACATCGACGCCGAGGGCATCGACATGGGTCCGTCCCCGACGGACGCCGCCCTGGCCGCCGATCTGGCGCTGCCGATCGAGGAGCTCGAGCTCACCGTTCGGTCGTACAACTGCCTCAAGCGCGAGGGCATCCACTCCGTGGGTGAGCTCGTGGCTCGTTCCGAGGCCGACCTGCTCGACATTCGCAACTTCGGTGCGAAGTCGATCGACGAGGTCAAGATGAAGCTGAACGGCATGGGTCTTGCGCTGAAGGACTCGCCTCCCGGCTTCGACCCGACCGCCGCCGCCGACGCCTTTGGCGCCGACGACGACGCGGACGCCGGGTTCGTCGAGACCGAGCAGTACTAA
- the rpmD gene encoding 50S ribosomal protein L30 translates to MARLKVTQTKSYIGSKQNHRDTLRSLGLKGINTQVVKEDRPEFRGMVHTVRHLVTVEEVD, encoded by the coding sequence ATGGCTCGCCTCAAGGTCACGCAGACGAAGTCGTACATCGGCAGCAAGCAGAACCACCGCGACACCCTGCGCTCCCTTGGTCTCAAGGGCATCAACACGCAGGTCGTCAAGGAGGACCGCCCCGAGTTCCGCGGAATGGTGCACACCGTCCGCCACCTCGTGACGGTTGAGGAGGTCGACTGA
- the rplQ gene encoding 50S ribosomal protein L17: MPKPTKGARLGGSAAHEKLLLANLAKQLFEYGRITTTEAKARRLRPYAERLVTKAKKGDLHNRRQVLSVITDKSIVHTLFTEIGPRYENRPGGYTRITKIGNRRGDNAPMAIIELVEALTVAQAATGEAEAATKRAAKDAEVSEPKVDTTKGDEAAEESKDA, from the coding sequence ATGCCGAAGCCCACCAAGGGTGCCCGTCTGGGCGGCAGCGCCGCGCACGAGAAGCTTCTGCTGGCGAACCTCGCCAAGCAGCTCTTCGAGTACGGCCGCATCACCACCACCGAGGCGAAGGCCCGTCGTCTGCGTCCCTACGCGGAGCGTCTGGTCACCAAGGCGAAGAAGGGTGACCTTCACAACCGCCGCCAGGTGCTGTCCGTCATCACCGACAAGAGCATCGTGCACACGCTCTTCACGGAGATCGGCCCGCGCTACGAGAACCGCCCGGGTGGTTACACCCGTATCACCAAGATCGGTAACCGTCGTGGCGACAACGCGCCCATGGCGATCATCGAGCTGGTCGAGGCCCTGACCGTGGCGCAGGCCGCCACCGGTGAGGCCGAGGCGGCCACGAAGCGCGCTGCCAAGGACGCCGAGGTTTCCGAGCCCAAGGTCGACACGACCAAGGGTGACGAGGCTGCCGAGGAGTCGAAGGACGCGTAA
- the rpsK gene encoding 30S ribosomal protein S11: MPPKGRQGAAKKVRRKEKKNVAHGHAHIKSTFNNTIVSITDPTGNVISWASAGHVGFKGSRKSTPFAAQMAAESAARRAQEHGMRKVDVFVKGPGSGRETAIRSLQATGLEVGSIQDVTPTPHNGCRPPKRRRV; this comes from the coding sequence ATGCCCCCCAAGGGTCGTCAGGGCGCTGCCAAGAAGGTGCGCCGCAAGGAAAAGAAGAACGTCGCTCACGGGCACGCCCACATCAAGAGCACGTTCAACAACACGATCGTGTCCATCACGGACCCGACCGGCAACGTGATCTCCTGGGCCTCCGCCGGCCACGTCGGCTTCAAGGGCTCGCGCAAGTCCACTCCGTTCGCCGCGCAGATGGCCGCCGAGTCGGCTGCCCGTCGCGCGCAGGAGCACGGCATGCGCAAGGTCGACGTCTTCGTCAAGGGCCCGGGTTCCGGTCGTGAGACCGCCATCCGTTCGCTCCAGGCGACCGGCCTTGAGGTCGGCTCGATCCAGGACGTGACGCCCACGCCGCACAACGGCTGCCGTCCGCCCAAGCGCCGTCGCGTCTGA
- the secY gene encoding preprotein translocase subunit SecY encodes MLTAFARAFKTPDLRKKLLFTLGIIVIYRIGTHVPIPGVSYKNVQTCMDVANTNQGLFGLVNMMSGGALLQITIFALGIMPYITASIILQLLTVVIPRLEALKKEGQAGTAKITQYTRYLTVALAILQGTGLVATARTGALFSGCPVASEIVPDQSIFVTVTMVITMTAGTACVMWLGELITDRGIGNGMSILMFISIAATFPSALWAIKQQGSLADGWIEFGTVIAVGLVMVGLVVFVEQAQRRIPVQYAKRMIGRRSYGGTSTYIPLKVNQAGIIPVIFASSLLYIPALVAQFAGGNSGWKQWIEANLTKGDHPIYITTYFLLIVFFAFFYVAISFNPEEVADNMKKYGGFIPGIRAGRPTAEYLSYVLNRITWPGSLYLGLIALVPTMALVGFGANQNFPFGGTSILIIVGVGLETVKQIESQLQQRNYEGFLR; translated from the coding sequence GTGCTCACCGCGTTCGCCCGGGCGTTCAAGACGCCCGACCTGCGCAAGAAGCTGCTCTTCACGCTCGGCATCATCGTGATCTACCGGATCGGTACGCATGTACCGATTCCCGGTGTCAGCTACAAGAACGTCCAGACCTGCATGGACGTCGCGAACACCAATCAGGGACTGTTCGGTCTCGTCAACATGATGAGTGGCGGTGCCCTGCTGCAGATCACGATCTTCGCGCTGGGCATCATGCCGTACATCACGGCGAGCATCATTCTGCAGCTCCTTACCGTGGTGATCCCGCGGCTCGAGGCCCTCAAGAAGGAGGGCCAGGCGGGCACGGCCAAGATCACGCAGTACACGCGTTATCTGACCGTGGCGCTCGCGATCCTGCAGGGCACCGGCCTGGTGGCCACCGCCCGCACCGGCGCGCTCTTCTCCGGCTGCCCCGTCGCCAGCGAGATCGTGCCCGACCAGTCGATCTTCGTCACCGTCACCATGGTCATCACGATGACCGCGGGTACGGCCTGCGTGATGTGGCTCGGTGAGCTCATCACCGACCGCGGTATCGGCAACGGCATGTCGATCCTGATGTTCATCTCGATCGCCGCGACCTTCCCGAGCGCCCTGTGGGCCATCAAGCAGCAGGGCTCGCTGGCCGACGGCTGGATCGAGTTCGGCACGGTCATCGCGGTCGGGCTGGTCATGGTCGGTCTGGTGGTCTTCGTCGAGCAGGCGCAGCGACGCATTCCGGTCCAGTACGCGAAGCGCATGATCGGCCGCCGGTCCTACGGCGGTACGTCGACCTACATTCCGCTGAAGGTCAATCAGGCCGGAATCATCCCTGTGATCTTTGCCTCTTCACTGCTCTACATTCCGGCTCTCGTCGCGCAGTTCGCGGGGGGCAACTCGGGGTGGAAGCAGTGGATCGAGGCCAACCTGACCAAGGGTGACCACCCGATCTACATCACGACGTACTTCTTGCTGATCGTGTTCTTCGCCTTCTTCTACGTGGCTATCTCGTTCAACCCCGAGGAAGTCGCGGACAACATGAAGAAGTATGGTGGCTTCATCCCGGGCATCCGGGCTGGCCGTCCGACCGCTGAGTATCTGAGTTACGTACTCAACCGGATCACCTGGCCGGGCTCGCTGTATCTGGGCCTGATCGCTCTTGTGCCGACGATGGCGTTGGTGGGCTTCGGCGCGAACCAGAACTTCCCGTTCGGCGGGACAAGCATCCTGATCATCGTGGGTGTGGGTCTGGAAACCGTGAAGCAGATCGAGAGCCAGCTCCAGCAGCGCAATTACGAAGGGTTCCTCCGCTGA
- the rpsH gene encoding 30S ribosomal protein S8, producing the protein MTMTDPIADMLTRLRNANSAYHDTVGMPHSKIKSHIAEILQQEGFITGWKVEDAEVGKNLVLELKFGPNRERSIAGIKRISKPGLRVYAKSTNLPKVLGGLGVAIISTSHGLLTGQQAGKKGVGGEVLAYVW; encoded by the coding sequence ATGACCATGACTGATCCGATCGCGGACATGCTGACTCGTCTGCGTAACGCGAACTCGGCGTACCACGACACCGTGGGAATGCCGCACAGCAAGATCAAGTCTCACATCGCGGAGATCCTCCAGCAGGAGGGCTTCATCACGGGCTGGAAGGTCGAGGACGCCGAGGTTGGCAAGAACCTCGTTCTCGAGCTGAAGTTCGGCCCGAACCGTGAGCGCTCCATCGCGGGCATCAAGCGGATCTCCAAGCCCGGTCTCCGGGTTTACGCGAAGTCCACCAACCTGCCGAAGGTGCTCGGCGGCCTGGGCGTGGCGATCATCTCCACGTCCCACGGTCTGCTCACCGGCCAGCAGGCAGGCAAGAAGGGCGTAGGTGGGGAAGTCCTCGCCTACGTCTGGTAG
- the map gene encoding type I methionyl aminopeptidase, whose protein sequence is MVQIKTPEQIAKMREAGLVVAAIHAATREAAVPGATTKDLDDVARKVIAEHGAKSNFLGYGGFPATICTSVNEVVVHGIPDEKTVLKDGDIISIDAGATIDGWHGDAAFTAFVGTGHAPELIELSRVTEESMWAGLAAMKQGNRLVDISRAIETYIRRQPKPGGGKYGIVEDYGGHGIGTEMHMDPHLLNYVERRRGKGPKLVPGFCLAIEPMVSLGTPRTEVLQDDWTVITTDGTWSSHWEHSIALTEEGPLVLTAPDCGRAKLAEYGVTVAPDPLG, encoded by the coding sequence ATGGTGCAGATCAAGACCCCCGAGCAGATCGCGAAGATGCGTGAGGCGGGCCTTGTCGTCGCCGCCATTCACGCCGCGACGCGTGAGGCCGCGGTGCCCGGCGCCACGACCAAGGACCTGGACGACGTCGCGCGCAAGGTGATCGCCGAGCACGGCGCCAAGTCCAACTTCCTCGGGTACGGCGGCTTTCCCGCGACGATCTGCACCTCGGTCAACGAGGTCGTCGTACACGGCATCCCGGATGAGAAGACCGTCCTGAAGGACGGCGACATCATCTCCATCGACGCGGGCGCGACCATCGACGGCTGGCACGGCGACGCCGCCTTCACCGCCTTCGTCGGCACCGGTCACGCTCCGGAGCTGATCGAACTCTCCCGGGTGACCGAGGAGTCGATGTGGGCGGGCCTCGCCGCGATGAAGCAGGGCAACCGCCTCGTCGACATCTCCCGCGCCATCGAGACGTACATCCGCCGGCAGCCGAAGCCGGGCGGCGGCAAGTACGGGATCGTCGAGGACTACGGCGGTCACGGCATCGGCACCGAGATGCACATGGACCCCCACCTCCTGAACTACGTCGAGCGCCGGCGCGGCAAGGGCCCGAAGCTGGTCCCCGGTTTCTGCCTGGCCATCGAGCCGATGGTGTCCCTCGGCACGCCCCGCACGGAGGTCCTCCAGGACGACTGGACGGTCATCACGACGGACGGCACCTGGTCCTCGCACTGGGAGCACTCGATCGCGCTGACGGAGGAGGGCCCGCTGGTCCTCACGGCTCCTGACTGCGGCAGGGCGAAGCTGGCGGAGTACGGGGTTACGGTCGCGCCGGATCCGTTGGGCTAA
- the rpsM gene encoding 30S ribosomal protein S13, with translation MARLEGVDLPREKRVEVALTYVFGIGRTLSQQTLDATGVDRNTRVRDLTEEDLVKIREYVDANIQTEGDLRREIQADIRRKVEIGCYQGLRHRRGLPVRGQRTSTNARTRKGPRRAIAGKKKPGKK, from the coding sequence ATGGCACGCCTTGAAGGTGTTGACCTCCCGCGCGAAAAGCGCGTCGAGGTTGCCCTCACGTACGTGTTCGGCATTGGCCGCACGCTGTCCCAGCAGACGCTGGACGCCACCGGTGTTGACCGCAACACCCGTGTTCGCGACCTGACCGAGGAAGACCTCGTCAAGATCCGCGAGTACGTGGACGCCAACATCCAGACGGAGGGTGACCTCCGCCGCGAGATCCAGGCCGACATCCGCCGCAAGGTCGAGATCGGCTGCTACCAGGGTCTGCGTCACCGTCGTGGCCTGCCCGTCCGCGGTCAGCGCACCAGCACCAACGCCCGCACCCGTAAGGGCCCGCGTCGCGCCATCGCCGGTAAGAAGAAGCCGGGCAAGAAGTAG
- the rpmJ gene encoding 50S ribosomal protein L36 translates to MKVKPSVKKICDKCRVIRRHGRVMVICDNPRHKQRQG, encoded by the coding sequence ATGAAGGTCAAGCCGAGCGTCAAGAAGATCTGCGACAAGTGCAGGGTGATCCGCCGTCACGGCCGGGTCATGGTTATCTGCGACAACCCGCGCCACAAGCAGCGCCAGGGCTGA
- the rplN gene encoding 50S ribosomal protein L14, protein MIQQESRLRVADNTGAKEILTIRVLGGSGRRYAGIGDVIVATVKDAIPGGNVKKGDVVKAVIVRTVKERRRPDGSYIRFDENAAVILKNDGDPRGTRIFGPVGRELREKKFMKIISLAPEVL, encoded by the coding sequence CGACTTCGCGTCGCCGACAACACGGGTGCGAAGGAAATTCTCACCATTCGTGTTCTCGGTGGCTCGGGTCGCCGCTACGCGGGCATCGGTGACGTCATCGTCGCCACCGTCAAGGACGCGATCCCCGGTGGCAACGTGAAGAAGGGTGACGTCGTCAAGGCGGTCATCGTTCGCACCGTCAAGGAGCGCCGCCGTCCCGACGGCTCGTACATCCGCTTCGACGAGAACGCCGCCGTCATTCTGAAGAACGACGGCGACCCTCGCGGCACCCGTATCTTCGGCCCGGTGGGCCGTGAGCTGCGCGAGAAGAAGTTCATGAAGATCATCTCGCTCGCGCCGGAGGTGCTGTAA
- the rplX gene encoding 50S ribosomal protein L24, producing the protein MKIKKGDLVQVITGKDKGKQGKVIAAYPRDERVLVEGVNRVKKHTKAGPTASGSQAGGIVTTEAPVHVSNVQLVVEKDGNKVVTRVGFRFDEDGNKIRVAKRTGEDI; encoded by the coding sequence ATGAAGATCAAGAAGGGCGACCTGGTCCAGGTCATCACCGGTAAGGACAAGGGCAAGCAGGGCAAGGTCATTGCCGCTTACCCGCGCGACGAGCGCGTCCTGGTCGAGGGTGTCAACCGGGTCAAGAAGCACACGAAGGCCGGCCCGACCGCCAGCGGTTCGCAGGCCGGCGGCATCGTGACCACCGAGGCCCCTGTCCACGTGAGCAACGTTCAGCTCGTCGTGGAGAAGGACGGCAACAAGGTCGTCACGCGTGTCGGTTTCCGCTTCGACGAAGACGGCAACAAGATCCGCGTTGCCAAGCGGACGGGTGAGGACATCTGA
- a CDS encoding type Z 30S ribosomal protein S14 — translation MAKKALIAKAARKPKFGVRAYTRCQRCGRPHSVYRKFGLCRVCLREMAHRGELPGVTKSSW, via the coding sequence ATGGCGAAGAAGGCTCTTATTGCCAAGGCTGCTCGTAAGCCCAAGTTCGGTGTGCGCGCCTACACCCGCTGCCAGCGCTGTGGCCGTCCGCACTCCGTGTACCGCAAGTTCGGCCTCTGCCGCGTGTGCCTTCGTGAGATGGCTCACCGTGGCGAGCTGCCGGGCGTGACCAAGAGCTCCTGGTAA
- the rplF gene encoding 50S ribosomal protein L6, translating to MSRIGKLPITVPAGVDVTIDGRTVAVKGPKGSLSHTVVAPIEIAKGEDGVLNVTRPNDERQNKALHGLSRTLVANMITGVTQGYVKKLEISGVGYRVLAKGSNLEFSLGYSHPILVEAPEGITFKVESATKLSVEGIDKQKVGEVAANIRKLRKPDPYKAKGVKYEGEVIRRKVGKAGK from the coding sequence ATGTCGCGTATTGGCAAGCTCCCCATCACGGTTCCCGCCGGCGTGGACGTCACCATCGACGGCCGTACGGTCGCGGTGAAGGGCCCCAAGGGTTCCCTCTCGCACACCGTCGTCGCGCCGATCGAGATCGCTAAGGGTGAGGACGGCGTTCTGAACGTCACCCGCCCGAACGACGAGCGTCAGAACAAGGCCCTGCACGGCCTGTCCCGCACGCTGGTGGCGAACATGATCACCGGTGTGACCCAGGGGTACGTGAAGAAGCTCGAGATCAGCGGTGTCGGTTACCGCGTCCTTGCGAAGGGCTCCAACCTGGAGTTCTCGCTGGGTTACAGCCACCCGATCCTGGTCGAGGCCCCCGAGGGCATCACCTTCAAGGTGGAGTCCGCGACCAAGCTTTCGGTCGAGGGCATCGACAAGCAGAAGGTCGGCGAGGTTGCGGCCAACATCCGCAAGCTGCGCAAGCCCGACCCGTACAAGGCCAAGGGTGTCAAGTACGAGGGCGAAGTCATCCGCCGCAAGGTCGGAAAGGCAGGTAAGTAA
- the rpsE gene encoding 30S ribosomal protein S5, giving the protein MAGPQRRGSGAGGGERRDRKGRDGGAAAEKTAYVERVVAINRVAKVVKGGRRFSFTALVVVGDGDGTVGVGYGKAKEVPAAIAKGVEEAKKHFFKVPRIQGTIPHPIQGEKAAGVVLLKPASPGTGVIAGGPVRAVLECAGVHDILSKSLGSDNAINIVHATVAALKGLQRPEEIAARRGLPLEDVAPAALLRARAGAGA; this is encoded by the coding sequence ATGGCTGGACCCCAGCGCCGCGGAAGCGGTGCCGGTGGCGGCGAGCGGCGGGACCGGAAGGGTCGCGACGGTGGCGCTGCCGCCGAGAAGACCGCATACGTTGAGCGCGTTGTCGCGATCAACCGTGTCGCCAAGGTAGTCAAGGGTGGTCGCCGCTTCAGCTTCACCGCGCTGGTCGTGGTGGGCGACGGTGACGGCACCGTAGGTGTCGGTTACGGCAAGGCCAAGGAGGTGCCGGCCGCCATCGCCAAGGGTGTTGAGGAGGCCAAGAAGCACTTCTTCAAGGTCCCCCGTATCCAGGGCACCATCCCGCACCCGATCCAGGGCGAGAAGGCTGCGGGCGTCGTCCTGCTGAAGCCTGCTTCCCCCGGTACCGGTGTTATCGCCGGTGGCCCGGTGCGCGCCGTTCTGGAGTGCGCCGGCGTTCACGACATCCTGTCGAAGTCCCTGGGCTCCGACAACGCGATCAACATCGTGCACGCGACCGTGGCGGCCCTCAAGGGCCTGCAGCGTCCCGAGGAGATCGCGGCTCGCCGTGGTCTGCCCCTCGAGGACGTCGCCCCCGCGGCTCTTCTTCGTGCACGTGCCGGGGCGGGTGCGTAA
- the rplR gene encoding 50S ribosomal protein L18 codes for MAYGVKIAKGDAYKRAAKARRHIRIRKNVSGTAERPRLVVTRSNRNIVAQVIDDIKGHTLASASTLDASIRGGEADKSAQAKQVGALVAERAKAAGVEAVVFDRGGNQYAGRIAALADAAREAGLKF; via the coding sequence ATGGCATACGGTGTAAAGATCGCCAAGGGTGACGCTTACAAGCGTGCCGCCAAGGCTCGCCGCCACATCCGCATTCGCAAGAACGTGTCGGGTACGGCGGAGCGTCCGCGCCTCGTCGTGACTCGCTCGAACCGCAACATCGTTGCTCAGGTCATCGACGACATCAAGGGTCACACCCTTGCGTCGGCGTCGACCCTGGACGCTTCGATCCGCGGTGGCGAGGCCGACAAGTCTGCGCAGGCCAAGCAGGTCGGCGCGCTCGTTGCCGAGCGTGCCAAGGCTGCGGGTGTCGAGGCCGTCGTGTTCGACCGCGGTGGCAACCAGTACGCCGGGCGCATTGCCGCTCTGGCGGACGCCGCCCGCGAAGCCGGGCTGAAGTTCTAA